CGAAGTGGGAATGGACAACGACCCCCGGGGCAAGGACCTCGTCCAAAAGGACCTGGAGCAGCGGAAGAAGGACTACGAGAAGCTCGATGCGGACGAGAAGGAGTTCTTCGATGCGGAGTCCCTGAGCAACCCCTATGCCGACTCCCGCATCCTCAACGGCACCGGGGACGAAGAGGTGTCCTCAGCCCTGGTGGGCGTGGACATGGAGGTGGGCGAGATTCTCCTGGCCCTGGCCCTGAGGCAGCGGGGCGAGGACGTGGACCTCATCCTGGCCCACCATCCCGAGGGGCGGTCCCTGGCCAATCTCTACCAGGTCATGGGCATGCAGGCCGATATCCAGGCGCGCTTCGGGGTGTCCATCAGCATGGCCGAGTCCCTGCTGGAAAAGAGGGTTTCGGACGTGGAGAAGCGGCTCATGCCCACCAACCATACCCGGGCGGTGGACGCCGCGCGCCTCCTGGGCATCCCTTTCATGAACCTGCACACCCCGTCGGACAACATGGTGGCCTCCTACCTGCAGAAGACCTTCGACGAGCAGAAGCCCTACACCGTGGGGGACATCCTGGACATCCTCCGGCAGATTCCCGAGTACCGCCAGGCGGCGGGCAACGGGGCCGGCCCCAAGGTAATCCAGGGCTCGACGAAGCACAAGGCGGGCAAGGTCTTCGTGGACATGACCGGGGGCACGGAGGGGCCCAAGGAGATTTTCGCCGGCATCGCCCAGAGTGGCATAAACACCGTGGTGGGGATGCATTTCAGCGAGGACCACCGGAAAGAGGCCGAGAAGC
The DNA window shown above is from Nitrospirota bacterium and carries:
- a CDS encoding NGG1p interacting factor NIF3, producing MTLKELYRKAVEVGMDNDPRGKDLVQKDLEQRKKDYEKLDADEKEFFDAESLSNPYADSRILNGTGDEEVSSALVGVDMEVGEILLALALRQRGEDVDLILAHHPEGRSLANLYQVMGMQADIQARFGVSISMAESLLEKRVSDVEKRLMPTNHTRAVDAARLLGIPFMNLHTPSDNMVASYLQKTFDEQKPYTVGDILDILRQIPEYRQAAGNGAGPKVIQGSTKHKAGKVFVDMTGGTEGPKEIFAGIAQSGINTVVGMHFSEDHRKEAEKHHLNIVIAGHISSDNLGLNLLLDRVIPGGFKVLGCSGFTRVSRA